One part of the Methylobacterium terrae genome encodes these proteins:
- a CDS encoding response regulator, whose amino-acid sequence MNDGLTIALVEDDPEIRALLAGYLEGEGFRVRCLDGGAGLDRLLAQGPRPDLVVLDWMLPGEDGLSICRRLRDSGGPPVIMLTAKDEDIDRVLGLEMGADDYVAKPFNPRVLLARIRAVLRRAGAAPAGAANAPERLRVADLVVDLAARTVQLDVPHAGIPHAGNHAGDPGPEVPLTSAEYDLLHCFVTRPQRVLSRDQLLDWTRGRTADAFDRTIDVQVSRLRHRLDGAGSTAAALIKTVRNAGYILAAPVAPLAPVAPVAPAAAETP is encoded by the coding sequence ATGAACGACGGCCTCACCATCGCCCTCGTGGAGGACGACCCCGAGATCCGCGCCCTGCTCGCCGGCTACCTCGAGGGCGAGGGCTTCCGGGTCCGCTGCCTCGACGGCGGCGCCGGGCTCGACCGGTTGCTCGCCCAGGGCCCGCGGCCGGACCTCGTCGTGCTCGACTGGATGCTGCCCGGCGAGGACGGGCTGTCGATCTGCCGGCGCCTGCGGGATTCCGGCGGCCCGCCGGTCATCATGCTGACCGCCAAGGACGAGGACATCGACCGGGTCCTCGGCCTGGAGATGGGGGCCGACGACTACGTCGCGAAGCCCTTCAACCCGCGGGTGCTGCTCGCCCGCATCCGCGCGGTGCTGCGCCGCGCCGGCGCGGCCCCAGCCGGAGCGGCGAACGCCCCCGAGCGCCTGCGCGTCGCCGACCTCGTCGTCGATCTCGCGGCCCGCACGGTCCAGCTCGACGTCCCACATGCCGGAATCCCACATGCCGGGAACCATGCCGGCGATCCGGGGCCGGAGGTGCCCCTCACCAGCGCCGAGTACGACCTCCTGCACTGCTTCGTCACCCGGCCGCAGCGGGTGCTCTCCCGCGACCAGCTCCTCGACTGGACCCGCGGCCGCACCGCGGACGCCTTCGACCGCACCATCGACGTGCAGGTGAGCCGCCTGCGCCACCGCCTCGACGGCGCCGGCAGCACGGCCGCCGCCCTGATCAAGACCGTGCGCAACGCCGGCTACATCCTGGCGGCGCCGGTGGCGCCGCTCGCGCCGGTCGCACCGGTGGCACCCGCGGCCGCGGAGACGCCGTGA
- a CDS encoding sensor histidine kinase: MLRGLPGRVGLPGRVGLLGRIMLILLGALSALVLGTVALDHWQRREVHHRYATPYPRIDQAAGIVALLRDAPPGQRAAILRAVSGQSLRAEIRREAPPEGPDLLHEPGIEARLRRLAGVPDEADLRAYTDRTMLYRGVDPASAEADAPGRTPLGRLSRATYRLPDGRVVVIDALERPRSLALFLFGQPLSLWVAGLGVLVAGLALLGARNEIAPLRRLTAAVARFDGRTPEPVPSGSGAPEIRRLAAAVRAMQERIAGLLSERSLLIGAISHDLKTYLTRLRLRAEGVADPGLSARMVADLDAMTDLIETSLTFARGTAIEARRSGVDLADLVAAEVAEHAALGAGIGLTGEDVADAVVAGDAVALRRVIANLIQNAVAYGRAAVAVRVERVGATCRVVVDDDGPGIPEGEREAVFSPFYRVERSRSRRTGGTGLGLAIARQIVEAHGGALSAATADLGGARLVVELPAA; the protein is encoded by the coding sequence ATGCTGCGCGGGCTCCCCGGCCGGGTCGGCCTCCCGGGCCGGGTCGGACTGCTCGGGCGGATCATGCTGATCCTGCTCGGCGCCCTCTCGGCCCTGGTGCTGGGCACGGTCGCCCTCGACCACTGGCAGCGCCGGGAGGTGCATCACCGGTACGCTACCCCCTATCCGCGCATCGACCAGGCCGCCGGCATCGTGGCGCTCCTGCGCGACGCGCCGCCGGGGCAGCGCGCCGCGATCCTGCGGGCGGTGAGCGGCCAGTCGCTGCGGGCCGAGATCCGCCGGGAGGCCCCGCCGGAGGGGCCGGACCTGCTGCACGAACCGGGGATCGAGGCGCGCCTGCGCCGCCTCGCCGGCGTGCCGGACGAGGCTGATCTGCGCGCCTACACCGACAGGACCATGCTGTATCGCGGGGTCGATCCGGCCTCGGCCGAGGCGGATGCCCCCGGCCGGACGCCCCTCGGGCGGCTCTCGCGCGCCACCTACCGCCTGCCGGACGGGCGCGTCGTGGTGATCGACGCCCTCGAGCGGCCGCGCAGCCTCGCCCTGTTCCTGTTCGGCCAGCCGCTCAGCCTGTGGGTGGCCGGCCTCGGCGTCCTGGTCGCCGGCCTGGCGCTGCTGGGCGCCCGCAACGAGATCGCGCCGTTGCGCCGGCTCACCGCGGCGGTGGCGCGCTTCGACGGGCGCACGCCCGAGCCGGTGCCCTCGGGCAGCGGCGCTCCCGAGATCCGCCGCCTCGCCGCGGCGGTGCGGGCGATGCAGGAGCGCATCGCCGGGCTGCTCTCCGAGCGCTCCCTTTTGATCGGGGCGATCTCGCACGACCTCAAGACCTACCTGACGCGGCTGCGCCTGCGCGCCGAGGGCGTCGCCGATCCCGGCTTGAGCGCCCGGATGGTCGCCGATCTCGACGCGATGACCGACCTGATCGAGACCTCGCTCACCTTCGCGCGCGGCACCGCGATCGAGGCGCGGCGCTCCGGCGTCGACCTCGCCGACCTCGTCGCCGCGGAGGTGGCCGAGCACGCCGCGCTCGGGGCCGGGATCGGCCTCACGGGCGAGGACGTGGCGGACGCGGTCGTCGCGGGCGACGCCGTGGCGCTCCGCCGGGTGATCGCCAACCTGATCCAGAACGCCGTCGCTTACGGGCGCGCGGCGGTGGCGGTCCGGGTCGAGCGCGTCGGCGCGACCTGCCGGGTGGTGGTCGACGACGACGGGCCGGGCATCCCGGAGGGCGAGCGCGAGGCGGTGTTCAGCCCGTTCTACCGGGTCGAGCGCTCGCGCAGCCGGCGCACCGGCGGCACGGGGTTGGGGCTCGCCATCGCCCGCCAGATCGTCGAGGCGCATGGCGGCGCGCTCTCCGCCGCGACCGCCGACCTCGGCGGCGCCCGGCTGGTGGTCGAGCTGCCGGCGGCGTGA
- a CDS encoding GCG_CRPN prefix-to-repeats domain-containing protein, translating into MLKILASAALLATIAAPASALPLVQDAIAGSAPAPIVQVYGGCGPYGHRGPYGGCRTGGQWGGYVRGRSCPAGFHIGPYGRRCWPN; encoded by the coding sequence ATGCTGAAGATCCTCGCCTCCGCCGCCCTCCTCGCCACGATCGCGGCGCCGGCCTCGGCCCTGCCGCTGGTCCAGGACGCGATCGCCGGGTCGGCGCCCGCGCCGATCGTCCAGGTCTATGGCGGCTGCGGTCCCTACGGGCATCGCGGGCCCTACGGCGGGTGCCGCACCGGCGGGCAGTGGGGCGGCTACGTCCGCGGCCGCTCCTGCCCGGCCGGTTTCCATATCGGCCCCTACGGCCGGCGCTGCTGGCCGAACTGA
- a CDS encoding 2,4'-dihydroxyacetophenone dioxygenase family protein: protein MTIAMPPGDPAAGLDAATLRRMPYQKPQPAEIRPDLVVAPAIPEDDRIWVPQAESVWFRPLCLNVSAGYWMNLLKVRKAGILSRHRHPGPVHAFVLKGSWRYLEHDWVASEGAYAFEPPGETHTLVVDEGVEEMITYFQVNGCMYYVDPWGRHTGYEDVFTKIDLCRAHYEAVGLGADYVDQFIR, encoded by the coding sequence ATGACCATCGCCATGCCGCCGGGAGACCCGGCCGCCGGGCTCGACGCCGCCACCCTGCGGCGGATGCCCTACCAGAAGCCGCAGCCGGCGGAGATCCGGCCCGACCTCGTGGTCGCACCGGCGATCCCCGAGGACGACCGGATCTGGGTGCCGCAGGCCGAGAGCGTCTGGTTCCGGCCGCTCTGCCTGAACGTCTCGGCAGGCTACTGGATGAACCTCCTCAAGGTGCGCAAGGCCGGCATCCTCAGCCGCCACCGCCATCCCGGACCCGTCCACGCCTTCGTGCTCAAGGGCAGCTGGCGCTACCTCGAGCACGACTGGGTCGCCAGCGAGGGCGCCTACGCCTTCGAGCCGCCGGGCGAGACCCACACCCTCGTGGTCGACGAGGGCGTGGAGGAGATGATCACCTACTTCCAGGTCAACGGCTGCATGTACTACGTCGATCCGTGGGGCCGCCACACCGGCTACGAGGACGTGTTCACCAAGATCGACCTGTGCCGGGCACATTACGAGGCGGTGGGACTGGGGGCGGATTACGTCGACCAGTTCATCCGCTGA
- a CDS encoding MFS transporter: MSSGTSSSLHAAPLKSPRLRRIQWVAVAFLTAAGIINYVDRSALSIANTAIRDEMSLSPAQMGWLLSAFSLAYAFSQLPIGALLDRFGSRIMLGAGMFFWSLAQLVSGFVANFQQFVLARAVLGLGEAPQFPAGAKTVSEWFSLRERGTPTGIFIASSCIGPCIAPPLLTAMMVGLGWRWMFVVTGLVGIVVAVGWYLVYRNRAEVALTPEETAHLDEGATPEPPARRMTFPEWRGLFAHATTWGMILGFMGVIYMVWLYLTWLPSYLEHERGLSVGRTGWVVAIPYVFGTIGMLCAGQAADRLLARGAGIVASRKWPVCVGLLGGGIFTVPAAYTPSVTLAVVYICLAMFFINMASAAAWMMVSVAVPKRQVASLGSIQNFGGYFAGSFAPVITGYIVQGTGSYVNALLAAAGVAVLAAFAYIVLVRKPLEGGETLILTERAA; the protein is encoded by the coding sequence ATGTCGTCCGGCACGTCTTCGTCCCTTCACGCCGCGCCCCTCAAGTCGCCGCGCCTGCGCCGCATCCAGTGGGTCGCCGTCGCGTTCCTGACCGCGGCGGGCATCATCAACTACGTCGACCGCTCGGCGCTCTCGATCGCCAACACGGCGATCCGCGACGAGATGAGCCTGAGCCCCGCCCAGATGGGCTGGCTGCTCTCGGCCTTCTCCCTCGCCTACGCGTTCTCGCAGCTGCCGATCGGCGCGCTCCTCGACCGGTTCGGCTCGCGGATCATGCTGGGCGCGGGCATGTTCTTCTGGTCGCTGGCGCAGCTCGTCTCGGGCTTCGTCGCCAATTTCCAGCAATTCGTGCTCGCCCGCGCGGTGCTCGGCTTGGGCGAGGCGCCGCAATTCCCCGCCGGCGCCAAGACGGTGAGCGAGTGGTTCTCGTTGCGCGAGCGCGGCACGCCGACCGGCATCTTCATCGCCTCGTCCTGCATCGGCCCCTGCATCGCCCCGCCGCTCCTCACCGCCATGATGGTGGGGCTCGGCTGGCGCTGGATGTTCGTCGTCACCGGGCTCGTCGGCATCGTGGTCGCGGTCGGCTGGTATCTGGTCTACCGCAACCGGGCCGAGGTGGCGCTGACGCCGGAGGAGACGGCGCATCTCGACGAGGGCGCGACGCCTGAGCCGCCGGCCCGCCGCATGACCTTCCCGGAATGGCGCGGGCTGTTCGCCCACGCCACGACCTGGGGCATGATCCTCGGCTTCATGGGCGTCATCTACATGGTCTGGCTCTACCTGACCTGGCTGCCCTCCTACCTCGAGCACGAGCGCGGCCTGAGCGTCGGCCGCACCGGCTGGGTGGTGGCGATCCCCTACGTGTTCGGCACGATCGGCATGCTCTGCGCCGGCCAGGCCGCCGACCGGCTGCTCGCGCGCGGCGCCGGCATCGTCGCCAGCCGCAAGTGGCCGGTCTGCGTCGGGCTCCTCGGCGGCGGGATCTTCACGGTGCCGGCGGCCTACACCCCGAGCGTGACGCTCGCGGTCGTCTACATCTGCCTGGCGATGTTCTTCATCAACATGGCGAGCGCCGCCGCCTGGATGATGGTGAGCGTCGCGGTGCCCAAGCGCCAGGTCGCGTCGCTCGGCAGCATCCAGAACTTCGGCGGCTACTTCGCCGGCTCGTTCGCGCCGGTGATCACCGGCTACATCGTCCAGGGCACCGGCTCCTACGTCAACGCGCTGCTGGCCGCCGCCGGCGTCGCGGTGCTGGCGGCCTTCGCCTACATCGTCCTGGTGCGCAAGCCGCTCGAGGGCGGCGAGACCCTGATCCTGACGGAGCGCGCGGCATGA
- a CDS encoding SDR family NAD(P)-dependent oxidoreductase, which translates to MTLAETFSPGLLAGRTALVTGATSGIGAGIAVALARLGARVVAAGIGAAACEIPPGLALAAHELDVTDGGAIAELVASLDRLDVVVNCAGIIRRGDEHRPEVFEEVLAVNLTGTMRVCAAARPKLAETGGSIVNTASMLSFFGGGLVPAYSASKGGVAQLTKSLAIAYAPDGIRVNAVAPGWIATPLTRALQDDPARAGPILARTPLGRWGTPSDVAAAVTFLVSPAAAFMTGVVLPVDGGYLVT; encoded by the coding sequence ATGACCCTCGCCGAGACCTTCTCCCCCGGCCTCCTCGCCGGCCGCACCGCCCTCGTGACGGGCGCCACCTCCGGCATCGGCGCCGGCATCGCCGTGGCGCTCGCCCGCCTCGGCGCCCGGGTCGTCGCCGCCGGGATCGGGGCGGCCGCCTGCGAGATCCCGCCCGGCCTCGCGCTCGCCGCGCACGAGCTCGACGTCACCGACGGCGGGGCGATCGCGGAACTCGTCGCCTCCCTCGACCGGCTCGACGTCGTGGTCAACTGCGCCGGCATCATCCGGCGCGGCGACGAGCACCGGCCGGAGGTGTTCGAGGAGGTGCTGGCGGTCAACCTCACCGGCACGATGCGGGTCTGCGCGGCGGCGCGCCCGAAGCTGGCGGAGACCGGCGGCAGCATCGTCAACACCGCCTCGATGCTGTCGTTCTTCGGCGGCGGGCTGGTGCCGGCCTACAGCGCCAGCAAGGGCGGGGTGGCGCAGCTGACGAAGTCGCTCGCCATCGCGTACGCGCCGGACGGGATCCGGGTGAACGCGGTGGCGCCGGGCTGGATCGCGACGCCGCTGACGCGGGCGCTGCAGGACGATCCCGCGCGCGCCGGCCCGATCCTGGCGCGCACGCCGCTCGGGCGCTGGGGCACGCCGTCGGACGTCGCGGCGGCGGTGACCTTCCTGGTGAGCCCGGCCGCCGCCTTCATGACCGGGGTGGTGCTGCCGGTCGACGGCGGCTACCTCGTCACCTGA
- a CDS encoding IclR family transcriptional regulator: MGPDDSDGAGPRPDVPGTAAFGKFMRVLQAVADAPEPATVARLARETALPRPTVHRIVAALTAEGLVTDEDGSLRLGPRLVSLAFRAFDGSLLRQAARDPLARLRDDLDETVHLAVPDHGEMVYIDKLESHRTVRMASRIGTRVSLHTSAVGKAWLATLPEAELAPLLRRLALPARTPHSITDPDALRREIAATRARGHSRDLQENELDICCYGMALRGARGRVLGCISVSLPRYRFEALAPGTVLAAMAACAEGVARVAGAG; encoded by the coding sequence ATGGGCCCAGACGATTCCGACGGCGCGGGCCCGCGCCCGGACGTTCCCGGCACCGCCGCCTTCGGCAAGTTCATGCGGGTGCTCCAGGCCGTGGCGGACGCGCCCGAGCCGGCGACGGTCGCCCGGCTGGCGAGGGAGACCGCCCTGCCGCGGCCGACGGTGCACCGGATCGTGGCGGCGCTGACGGCGGAGGGCCTCGTGACCGACGAGGACGGGTCTCTCCGCCTCGGCCCGCGCCTCGTGAGCCTGGCGTTCCGGGCCTTCGACGGCTCGCTCCTGCGCCAGGCGGCGCGCGATCCCCTGGCGCGCCTGCGCGACGACCTCGACGAGACCGTGCACCTCGCGGTGCCGGACCACGGCGAGATGGTCTACATCGACAAGCTCGAGAGCCACCGCACCGTGCGGATGGCCTCGCGCATCGGCACGCGGGTGTCGCTCCACACCAGCGCCGTCGGCAAGGCCTGGCTCGCGACCCTGCCCGAGGCCGAGCTGGCCCCGCTCCTGCGAAGGCTCGCCCTGCCGGCGCGCACGCCCCACAGCATCACCGATCCGGACGCCCTGCGCCGCGAGATCGCCGCGACGCGCGCGCGCGGCCATTCGCGCGACCTGCAGGAGAACGAGCTCGACATCTGCTGCTACGGCATGGCGCTGCGCGGTGCCCGGGGCCGGGTGCTCGGCTGCATCAGCGTCAGCCTGCCGCGCTACCGCTTCGAGGCCCTGGCGCCCGGGACGGTGCTCGCCGCGATGGCGGCCTGCGCCGAGGGCGTGGCGCGGGTCGCAGGAGCCGGCTGA